A genome region from Bombus pyrosoma isolate SC7728 linkage group LG14, ASM1482585v1, whole genome shotgun sequence includes the following:
- the LOC122574676 gene encoding uncharacterized protein LOC122574676 translates to MRLYGVYGGFIRLCSRLKNLMNWIARSSSETSQMIHRGCLRKINEESNWCSKPGESIIAKIEDGNTIVDTLQYCKVRSSIISKPSYYDVIKLDDISLFPLFYKPGSEGDLNIHPKNSTIVLYQRRGRNTFFWECVGTIKNQFLSSMKSVIWNTRITSCMK, encoded by the exons ATGCGATTATATGGAGTCTATGGAGGCTTTATTCGCTTATGTAGCCGATTGAAAAATCTGATGA ACTGGATTGCTCGTTCCTCTTCCGAGACATCGCAAATGATTCATCGAGGCTGTCTGAGAAAGATCAATGAGGAATCTAATTGGTGCTCAAAACCAGGAGAATCGATCATAGCAAAGATTGAAGATGGAAACACTATCGTAGATACATTACAATATTGCAAAGTTCGGTCATCGATTATTTCTAAGCCGTCTTATTATGACGTCATAAAATTAGATGACATTTCATTGTTTCCATTGTTCTACAAGCCTGGATCAGAGGGTGATCTAAATATCCATCCTAAGAACAGTACGATTGTCTTGTATCAAAGAAGAGGTCGTAATACCTTTTTCTGGGAATGCGTAGgaacaataaaaaatcagTTTCTGAGTAGTATGAAATCAGTAATCTGGAACACGAGAATTACTTCATGCATGAAGTAA